The genomic stretch TAATACCAGCAAGAATCCTTCTATATATTAGGGAATTTTTGCTGCACGGAACTGAATGCTGTGATATCAGTAATAAAAGCTATGAGGATAGGATTGATGAGGTACAAAAAGTGGCTATAGGCCATGTAGAGAGCGGATTTTTCGATAGCAGAGATAAAGAAGCTGTGGTAAGTCAGATTTTTAATTATGTTGATGCAGTTGAATCAGTGTATATGGAAATTGGAATGAAGTGTGGAGCAGCGCTTGCTGTTCAGCTTTTAGGTGGAAATAAGGTGCAATAATGGTTATCCTATTTTGAAGAAGTCAGGTATCGGATCACCATATACGCCTTATTAAAGCAGTGGGAGTGGGGAGCAGGAGATTATTCTGCTTCCCTTTTTGTGTTAGAATGCGATGATGTATATTATGAAAATTCAGAAATTTGTAGTAAAGGATCTTTAGGAAAAAAATGTTTGAGTTTGATTGTTCAAATAGAAACAGAAATTTTATTAACTATTCTTTAATAGTGACACAGCGTGCTCTTATAGTTGATTTCTGTTAAGAAAATGTATATAATTTAAATGCAGGAAAATTTTGGTAAATAATTAGTTATACATTATTAGTGAAAGTAATCGTGCTTGCATTACTTTTATAATACAAATAATAATAAAGACGGGGGATAAGAGAGTGAAGATTGAAGAATTAAAGGACATTATGCTAGAGATTGCTGAAATAATTCAAAACTACCCAGAGCAATTACAGGAAAAGGTTTTTGATATTATAACTGAGAACATATTTGGTAAGTCTGAAATAATTGAAAGTATTTCTGAATCAACTGAATTAGAAAAAGAAAGCAATACAGAGAAAACGGTTATTGCAATCGAGAATGACACTAAAAATAACGATAAAAAGAGTAAAAAGCGCAATGGGGTAAAGGAAACCTATCAAATTAGTAAAGATTTAAATCTAGCACCAAAGGATGCCAAATCATTAAAAGATTTCGTGAATGAAAAAAATCCAAAATCAAATATCGAGTTTAATACTGTTGCTATATACTACCTAGATAAACTTTTGAATAAAAAGGAAATAAATATTGATGATGTATATTCTTGCTATAAGAATGTTGGTAGAAAAGTACCGAATGCATTGAAGCAAAGTTTAACTGATACGAGTTCTTCAAAATATGGTTACATAGCTGTTTTAAATAGTTATTTTAGTATTCCGATTGTAGGAGAAAATTTTGTAGAGCACGAATTGCCAAAAAACAAAGGAGAAAATTAATAAGACATGGAGTTAAATGAATTTTATGAAAAAATACCTGATAATGATAATTTGCCTACAAGTGGATTGATACCATATTTTATGTATTACTTATTATTGAATAAGGATGTTGTATCGGCAAGTGAGATAAAAAACTGTTATAATAATTTGAGAATTAAAGCTTATAGTAATATTTCAAGTTGGCTAGTGAAAAATTCAAAAGGAAAGAGTCCTATGCTAATAAAATACCAAAATGGTTATTCTTTATCCAGAGGTTGCTTAACTAGGATATCTGCTGAATTGAAAGAGTTTAAAAAGGAAGATACTAAACCAACTTTAGTAGTTAATGTTAGTCATGAATCGAAGGAGATAACAGAAATGGTAGTAAATAAAGTGTTTATTGTCCACGGACATGATGATTTAGCAAAAGAACAAGTAGCCCGTACAATAGAGAAGGCTGGATTTGAAGCCATTATATTACATGAAAAAGCTAGTGGTGGCAGGACTATTATAGAGAAAATAGAGAGGTATTCAGATGTTTCCTTTGCAGTAGTTTTATATACGCCATGTGATTTGGGGCGCGGTAAAGAATGCGCAGAGGATAGGTTTCGTGCTAGACAAAATGTTGTTTTTGAGCATGGTTATTTGATTAGTAGATTGGGCAGAGAGCATGTATGTGCGCTTGTGAAAGAAGACGTTGAGCCCCCCGGAGATGTGTCTGGAGTTGTATATATCAGAATGGATGATGCAGGTGCATGGAAAATGGGACTGGCAAAGGAAATGGAATTAGCGGGGTTAAGTGTTAATTACAGTGACTTTGCTTAAATATTAAGAACAGTGTTTTAAAATAATCTAAACTGTCCCATCTATATAAAGTGTTAAACTAATGATATATTTAAAGTATCAATTTTGTAGTGGCAACAAAAAATCAGTAAGTCAAAATAATATATGCAATGCATTGAAACTAAACAAATGTAATTAGTAACACGAATGGATAGGCCGAAGTCACATGATAGATCGACAGATTGAACGTGAACGGAAGAGGCGTAACTTTATTCAATCTGATTCGGTAAATTATTATATGCTCTGTGGTCACTAAACCTGTAAAAAGATTGCCATGAGAAGTAAAATGATGTTATTTGGCAAGTATGGCTCCTCCAAGGAGTAACCATTCCCTTCTGGCATCCGAATCACAGCTTCAAGTAATGTGGAAACAGTTGTACTTCTTTCGCACAAAAAGCAAACACTCATATCAACGTAAATGTAGAGTTTGGCGAAGACGATGGAAAAATCCCTGTTGGAAAAATAGCTGAAAAGGCAGAAGAAGAACTGATTCAAGTGGTGGGCATAAGGACAACAAAAATAAGAGCGGGCTTGGAAGTTACCATTATCATTGTGGTGGATACCCACCTCATTTACACAGTGGCGGAGTTTGACCTTATAAGACTAAAGTATCAACAACTGCATCAACAACTGCTGTAGAGACGGTATCTAAAGACACAGAAACAGTAAAGGCGGTACAGGAAGCACTGAATGAAAGAGGATATGACTGTGGAACGCCAGACGGAATTATGGGGAAGAAGACTAAAAGTGCATTGATGAAATTTCAGGAAGACAATGGTTTGACTGTAGATGGAATCATTGGTGAGCAAGTGACAAAAGCACTGGAAATCAACCTGCAGTAATAGCATAATGATATATTTAGTACCGATTATATATCGTTGGAACAGGGCTATTTACCTATTCCATTTAAAATTGTATCTGTTTTTGCTGTTGGAAGATGTCATCGATTCTAAAATTAGTAAATTTACAATTTCCGCGTTGTTAATCAAAAAAAAGAGTCAAAGGCTAGTCTTATTGATTCATAAAATGGAAATGCTTATGCTGTTGAGAATGGTGTGGAGAAACAGCCGATAGTAGAAAACAAGGGACAGGGATAATAACCTGTGCCTTGTTTTCTATTGTGTGTTTTGCTTTGAACACACAGTGTGGAGGATATCAACGGTAAGAACATTTGTTTGCTTTATCCATAATAATATGGTATATTATCTCTATAGGTCGCAATAAAATAATTGTGATGAAGATGATGATGAATTAAGTTTGTTTACAGCTGTCAAAGATTGAAAGGAATAGACTTTTAAGAGAAGTTTATCAAAAAAGGAGGTAGCGGGTATTTCTCGTAATTAAAATGCGTATGAACAAATTTGATAAGAAATATAAATCTGTTAAAATACCGGGCCAAATATCTTTTTTTGAAGAAAAGGAAAATCAATTAAAACAGTTTCTGCAAAATGTCACGCCTGTTTCCTATGAAGGCGAGGTTTTTGCTGAGATTGAAATTGACGGAAGAACAAACAACAATCAGGCATTTTCTACACCTCAGCCACAAGTAGTAAATCCTATCGTTGATGAGAATCGTAAGATATTTAATGAAATGAGACAAATAGCAAGAGATACCCAGCTTCCTTCTAATTTCAATTCTCATTTTTATAACAAACAAACACGGATTAGTAATTCAAAAGTATTCTATAAACAAGCTGTTTTCATGAAGGATTACGAGGATGATTACAATGGCTATGTAGAGTTTTCAAACTATTTTCCTTATTACCAGCAAATGAGTTATGCGCAGCTCAGAACATATTTTACATGGCGGACTGATGTAAGAAAAGGTAATGTCACAAATGTTTCATTATCATATGCCTTTGTTTATATTTACGAGCTGATTCATAATATCGGAGTGGCTGACTCGCAGGAGGGACTTGATAAGCTAATGTTTTTCTGGAGAGCTTTCAAGCGTTTTGACTCTTCGATTGATAAATATATGATTAAGTGGATAAAGGACTACCATATTTATTATGATCTCCCGAAGCCATTTAAGGAATTTGTCTGTGAAAACAATCTACAAGCACATTATGCAAAAGTATTCATGTACGAAACAGACATGAACGATAACTTTGATCTATTTTGCAATGTTTCAAAGTATGATATCAGAAAATCTGTTTTTTTTACCGATGATACAAAAGGGCAGCTCAGTGATTGTTTTTGTACGGTAATCCATAAACTTAGAGTTGTTTTTAATAGAGCTGGTATTATTTTTGACGATTTGATTTTTTATCCGACGAATAAGATGTCTGTGTGGACGCCTTTCCAGGATGCATTGTTTTATTCAGCAATTAAGAGACCGGATAAGAAAGTTGTGTTTTCCGATAAAGAAATATATATATGTTCTAAAAACAATTGGTCTTTTAGTTCCACATTATTTATGAATAGCGGTCGGCAACTCATTGGCTATATTATGAAACAAACAGAATCCGAGTTACGAAAAGTTACAAAATTCAAACACAAGCTGTCTGCTGATATTCATTTAGTTGACAGTGAGCTTATAAAAAAGCTTGAATCTGTGGGCCTTTCCCTTAATGATATAATTCACGAAGCAGTAAATGAGTATTACTAAGAAGCAACAAAAATTGTTGTATCCGTGGATGAAACTTCTCTTCATAAAATAAGACTTGAAGCTGATGACACTCAGGAAAAACTAATCGTGCCAGATACCGAGCCCATGATGTATTTTGAATCAAGCACAGTAGAGGCTAGTCCTGTTATATCTCAGACTGTTTTTGCCGATGCCTCTGTAGCAATGCAAGACAATTGGACAAGTCTTTTTCATATACTCGGGGAAATAGAAGTGGATGCGCTTAAATTTATACTTCAAGGGGATACAAATCTGAAACATTTTGCAGATGCCAACGGAGTTATGTTGGAAGTGTTGGCTGACAGTATAAATGAAAAGGCAATTGATACTATTGGTGATAACATTCTTGAACTTGACGATAGTTTGACTATATATGAAGAATATATAAATAAAATTAAGGAAATGGTGTAATATAATGGAAAATAAATTGCCGTTAAGGATAGCCAATATACTAATAAATGCATTAAAGGGAGGTGTCGTTCCCCGCATAGGACTTGAATACATCACCGTAGGGCGAACACAGGAAATCGCAGCGATTTTACATGATATTGAAATGATTGAGGATGGAAGTGCTTCTTTTCGATTTATTGTAGGTAAGTATGGCAGCGGTAAGAGCTTTTTGCTTCAAACCATACGCAATTATGCTACAGCAAAAGGCTTTGCTGTGGTTGATGCTGACCTTTCTCCTGAACGACGGTTTGCGGGAACTAAAGGGCAGGGACTTGCAACATACAAAGAACTGATCCAAAACCTTTCAACGAAATCAAAGCCGGATGGTGGTGCACTGCCGTTGATTTTGGAAAAATGGATCTCAGGCATACAGTCGTCTATAAGAGCACAGTCCGATGCTGAAGGCGAAGCGTTCAATCGATTAGTTGAAAAACAAATATATGCCGTAGCTGGTTCTCTTGAGGGCATGGTCAACGGTTTTGAGTTCGCCAAGGCAGTTGCTGCTTACTGGAGAGCATACCAAGAAGATGATGCCGCAATGAAATCAAATGTACTGAAGTGGTTTCGCGGTGAATATGCATCCCGCAAAGAAGCAAAGGCAGATTTGGATATTAATTTCATTGTTACGGATGAAACATGGTATGATTTTTTGAAATTATTTGCTATTTTTTTAGTAAACGCCGGATATAAAGGGCTATTGGTTTTCATTGATGAACTTGTCAATATCTATAAGATTCCAAACTCCATCACAAGACAAAATAATTATGAAAAAATTCTGACTATGTATAATGACGTGTTACAGGGCAAAGCAAAGCATATTGGATTTTTAATCGGCGGTACACCTCAGTGCATTGAAGATAAATACAAAGGTATGTTCAGTTATGAAGCTCTTCGGTCTCGCCTTGCAGAAGGACATTTTGCCACTGACGAGATGAAGGACTTAACTGCTCCCATTATTAGGCTGCAAATGCTTACGCAAGAAGAGGTGTATGTACTCGTTGAAAAACTGCGGGACATTCATGCACAGCTATACGACTATACACCTACGATGAGTCACGAGGATTTACTGTACTTTCTGACCGTGGAATATAATCGTGTTGGTGCAGGCACACATATCACTCCGAGAGAAATCATCCGTGATTTCATCGAACTTGTCAATATTCTGCACCAGAACCCAAATAGAAGTGTGTCTGATATTTTAGGCAGCAACAGCTTTGAAATGGCCAAGGGTGGTCTGTCCGATGAAACGATACAAAGTGATTTTTTAGATTTCGAGGTGTAAACTAAGATGGATGTATTTAACAGACTTGCTCCTTTCATACAGGATTTCATATATCAGAACAAATGGGAGGAATTACGTGGAATTCAGGTTGCCTCTTGCGAGGTCATTTTGGGCAGCGATGACAACTTACTGCTTTCCTCTGGCACAGCCTCTGGAAAAACTGAAGCGGCTTTTTTACCTGTGCTTACGGAGCTGTATGAGAAACCTTCCCGTTCGGTAGGCGTAATGTATATTTCACCGCTGAAAGCTCTTATTAACGACCAGTTCAAGCGCCTTGAGCAGTTACTTGCTGATTCACATATTCCTGTTTGTAAATGGCACGGTGACGCATCACAAACAAAGAAAAATGAGTTAATCAAGCATCCAGAAGGGATTATCCAAATTACCCCGGAATCACTTGAAAGCCTTCTAACCAATAAGCGTGGCGCTTGCCTCCAAATGTTCTCTGATTTGCGATTTGTCATTATTGATGAAGTACATCAGTTTATGCGCGATGCACGCGGTGTTCAGCTGTTGTGCATCTTAGAACGTCTTCAAAAGCTGACTGGTGTAAATCCAAGGCGTATCGGCCTTTCTGCAACGCTCGGTGATGTGTCTTTGGCGCAGAACTGGCTCAATACAGGAACTGGACGCATCTGCGCTGCTCCCATAGCGGAAGATGGAAAGAAGCGTATCAAACTTCATGTGGAACGTTTTGTTAACCTGCACGATGAGCGTGATATCGCTGACAACGACTCTAGCGATAACAAGGTTGTAACGGGCGGGAATATGGGTGATCGCGAGCATTTCGAATATTTATTTAAGATGACGCTTGATAAAAAGACTATCATCTTTACAAACAGCCGGGAAGAAACCGAACTTGTTATGGCAAATCTTCGTGAAATTGCATTACAAAAAAAAGCGCCCGATGTTTACCGGGTTCATCACGGAAATGTTTCTGCGTTGCTTCGCGAAAACACAGAGGATGAGATGAAATCAAGTGATGATAAAATTGTCACCGGTGCAACCGTTACATTGGAGTTAGGTATTGACATTGGTTCGCTCGACCAGGCGGTACAGGTCGGCGCTCCGCTTAGCGTTTCCAGCTTTGCACAGCGGCTTGGCAGATGTGGACGCCGGGGTCAGGTTCCACAACTGCTATTCACCTTTGTTGAAGATATCCGAATTAATCCAGCTGATACACTGGGGCCTATCAATTGGGAGTTTATCCGAACGATTGCTATTATTGAGTTGTATATAAAGGACCATTGGATAGAACCAATTTATCCGCATCATCATGCGTATAACCTTCTGTATCATCAAACGATGAGCCACTTAAAAAGCAGTGGTGAACTTTCCCCTGCAGCTCTTGCACAGGCTATCCTTACTTTGGGTTGCTTTCGCCACATTCCCCAGGAGGATTATAAACAGTTATTGACTCATCTTATCAATATTGAGCAATTACAGCGAACAGAACATGGGGGCCTGATGATCGGCAGAGAAGGAGAAAAGATTGTAAATAGTCATCATTTTCTCACGGTTTTCCTTGCACCGGAATATCTGCTTGTTAAAGATGAAAACCGCACAATCGGTACTGTTGATAAGATTTACCCAGTTGGCACTCGTTTTGCGTTGGCGGGCATGACATGGGAAACGGTTGATGTCAATACAAAATCAAAGGTTATTTTTGTTAAAAAAGTACCAGGTATTTCAGTCGTTGACTGGGACGTGGATTTCGATGTGGAGCTGCATACTGTTTTAGTAAAAAAGGTCCGCAGCATTCTTCAAGGTGATTTGTCGTATCCGTACTTGAGTGAAAGGTGCCGTGAACGATTAACGGAAATACAATACATTGCTCGAAATAGCGGTATTTTAGAAAATCTGGTTACCCCTCTTTCCGATATAAAATACGCGGTGTTCCCTTGGGTGGGGACACGACAGCTATTAACTCTTCATTATGCATTGTTGAAAAGGAACATAAGAAGTAAACATCCTTGGATTACTTGTGTCTATTTAGAGGTGAATTTTACTGGGACAAAAGAAGAATTGGAATATATTATTTCCGATATTATAAAATCTGATTTAGATTTATATGAGCTTCCTTTACCTGAGAAAGTGCAGATTAACGGTAAATATAACGAGTTTATTCCTTTTAACTTACTACGCAAACAATTTATAGAGGACTATTTGGATTTTGAAGGGTTAAAAGAGGCAAATCCCTGGTATAGTTAATAGAATATGAACGGTGCGAGAAGCCGAAGGAATCATAGAATTCTGATAATGATGCTGGAAGGTATGGTCTTATGTCCGCTGCGTGATTTATTAAACCAAGTTTTTCTGCTGTAATAATATCCCGGCAACATGGTGTAATTGCGCAGCGGTATCAATGTATGAATGATTTTCGTGAAGTATTATCTGCAGCCATACTGGGAGTGTTATAAAGTAACGTCTGGTGCTGGTGCTCTTAAAAAGTAATTTAGATAAATTGTTTTCCATCATATCACCTCAAAAATAAGGTGCGTGGAATGGAAAATAATAATACAGGAAGTATCTGGATGTCGATATAGATTTGCCAGGAATGCATTACAGGTGATGGAAATATGATGCTAAGAATAACAAGGGAGGTTTAAACCTCCCTTGCGTCACCGGATGATGCCTAATTGGATGTAATTCTAGGTTTAGGGCCTTCACCCGGAGGAGTATAAAATGGATCAATATAATCGCTATTTGATGCGGTTTTCGAACGATGATCGGTATGGGTAACATTTTTATTACTGACATTATTATCTGTAGCACTACCTTGTTTGTTGGAAGATATATCTTTGCTATTCAAGATTGATGCTCCTTTCGTTTTTTA from Lacrimispora sphenoides JCM 1415 encodes the following:
- a CDS encoding DEAD/DEAH box helicase gives rise to the protein MDVFNRLAPFIQDFIYQNKWEELRGIQVASCEVILGSDDNLLLSSGTASGKTEAAFLPVLTELYEKPSRSVGVMYISPLKALINDQFKRLEQLLADSHIPVCKWHGDASQTKKNELIKHPEGIIQITPESLESLLTNKRGACLQMFSDLRFVIIDEVHQFMRDARGVQLLCILERLQKLTGVNPRRIGLSATLGDVSLAQNWLNTGTGRICAAPIAEDGKKRIKLHVERFVNLHDERDIADNDSSDNKVVTGGNMGDREHFEYLFKMTLDKKTIIFTNSREETELVMANLREIALQKKAPDVYRVHHGNVSALLRENTEDEMKSSDDKIVTGATVTLELGIDIGSLDQAVQVGAPLSVSSFAQRLGRCGRRGQVPQLLFTFVEDIRINPADTLGPINWEFIRTIAIIELYIKDHWIEPIYPHHHAYNLLYHQTMSHLKSSGELSPAALAQAILTLGCFRHIPQEDYKQLLTHLINIEQLQRTEHGGLMIGREGEKIVNSHHFLTVFLAPEYLLVKDENRTIGTVDKIYPVGTRFALAGMTWETVDVNTKSKVIFVKKVPGISVVDWDVDFDVELHTVLVKKVRSILQGDLSYPYLSERCRERLTEIQYIARNSGILENLVTPLSDIKYAVFPWVGTRQLLTLHYALLKRNIRSKHPWITCVYLEVNFTGTKEELEYIISDIIKSDLDLYELPLPEKVQINGKYNEFIPFNLLRKQFIEDYLDFEGLKEANPWYS
- a CDS encoding ATP-binding protein, with the translated sequence MENKLPLRIANILINALKGGVVPRIGLEYITVGRTQEIAAILHDIEMIEDGSASFRFIVGKYGSGKSFLLQTIRNYATAKGFAVVDADLSPERRFAGTKGQGLATYKELIQNLSTKSKPDGGALPLILEKWISGIQSSIRAQSDAEGEAFNRLVEKQIYAVAGSLEGMVNGFEFAKAVAAYWRAYQEDDAAMKSNVLKWFRGEYASRKEAKADLDINFIVTDETWYDFLKLFAIFLVNAGYKGLLVFIDELVNIYKIPNSITRQNNYEKILTMYNDVLQGKAKHIGFLIGGTPQCIEDKYKGMFSYEALRSRLAEGHFATDEMKDLTAPIIRLQMLTQEEVYVLVEKLRDIHAQLYDYTPTMSHEDLLYFLTVEYNRVGAGTHITPREIIRDFIELVNILHQNPNRSVSDILGSNSFEMAKGGLSDETIQSDFLDFEV
- a CDS encoding TIR domain-containing protein yields the protein MELNEFYEKIPDNDNLPTSGLIPYFMYYLLLNKDVVSASEIKNCYNNLRIKAYSNISSWLVKNSKGKSPMLIKYQNGYSLSRGCLTRISAELKEFKKEDTKPTLVVNVSHESKEITEMVVNKVFIVHGHDDLAKEQVARTIEKAGFEAIILHEKASGGRTIIEKIERYSDVSFAVVLYTPCDLGRGKECAEDRFRARQNVVFEHGYLISRLGREHVCALVKEDVEPPGDVSGVVYIRMDDAGAWKMGLAKEMELAGLSVNYSDFA
- a CDS encoding TerB N-terminal domain-containing protein, with translation MNKFDKKYKSVKIPGQISFFEEKENQLKQFLQNVTPVSYEGEVFAEIEIDGRTNNNQAFSTPQPQVVNPIVDENRKIFNEMRQIARDTQLPSNFNSHFYNKQTRISNSKVFYKQAVFMKDYEDDYNGYVEFSNYFPYYQQMSYAQLRTYFTWRTDVRKGNVTNVSLSYAFVYIYELIHNIGVADSQEGLDKLMFFWRAFKRFDSSIDKYMIKWIKDYHIYYDLPKPFKEFVCENNLQAHYAKVFMYETDMNDNFDLFCNVSKYDIRKSVFFTDDTKGQLSDCFCTVIHKLRVVFNRAGIIFDDLIFYPTNKMSVWTPFQDALFYSAIKRPDKKVVFSDKEIYICSKNNWSFSSTLFMNSGRQLIGYIMKQTESELRKVTKFKHKLSADIHLVDSELIKKLESVGLSLNDIIHEAVNEYY
- a CDS encoding tellurite resistance TerB C-terminal domain-containing protein, producing the protein MDETSLHKIRLEADDTQEKLIVPDTEPMMYFESSTVEASPVISQTVFADASVAMQDNWTSLFHILGEIEVDALKFILQGDTNLKHFADANGVMLEVLADSINEKAIDTIGDNILELDDSLTIYEEYINKIKEMV